The genomic stretch GGATCGCAGGGGCCCGTTGTGGGTTCGCAGGGGCACTCCTCGCAGAAGACCTCCTTGTTCGTCACCAGTGCCGGCGCTCCCACCCGGATGGTGGTGGAATCCTCGTCGGGGTAGGAGTCGTCCACGTCGGGGTTGAACTCGGGGATCCGCGTTCCCGCGCCGTCCTCTCCCGTGACCCCGGCCAGGTTGGTGAGGTACGAGCCAGGGATAGCCTCGGGCAGGACCCGCGCCCGGTAGACGACGACGAGCGTCCCCCCGCTGTTGA from Candidatus Acetothermia bacterium encodes the following:
- a CDS encoding DUF11 domain-containing protein, producing the protein NSGGTLVVVYRARVLPEAIPGSYLTNLAGVTGEDGAGTRIPEFNPDVDDSYPDEDSTTIRVGAPALVTNKEVFCEECPCEPTTGPCDPCAIEPVPVKVGELVQFRLIVTNVGYSRAYDVVVEDWLPPGFAYVAETARIAWPGGKSEAEPIGAPGPLLAWV